Proteins encoded by one window of Patescibacteria group bacterium:
- a CDS encoding DUF456 domain-containing protein, whose amino-acid sequence MFITVLAYAIFDRFHRITGWNILFFAALTLASLFIDYLSGIMGAKLFGASKYGTIGGIIGGLIGLFVFPPFGIFIGMFLGVIIFEVMLSKKSVTKSVKSGTGSILGSIAGIVINLIIALAFLVSFIVLYWK is encoded by the coding sequence ATGTTCATTACAGTCCTTGCCTATGCAATTTTTGACCGCTTCCATCGAATAACCGGGTGGAACATACTTTTTTTTGCCGCTTTGACCTTAGCCTCATTATTCATTGATTATCTTTCGGGGATTATGGGTGCAAAACTTTTTGGTGCTTCAAAATACGGCACGATTGGAGGAATTATCGGCGGATTAATTGGTCTTTTTGTCTTTCCACCATTTGGAATTTTCATTGGAATGTTTCTGGGAGTGATAATTTTCGAGGTAATGCTTTCAAAAAAATCAGTCACGAAATCAGTAAAATCCGGCACCGGATCGATATTGGGCTCCATCGCCGGCATTGTCATCAACCTGATAATTGCCCTGGCATTCCTCGTCAGTTTTATA